The sequence CGAATTAACACCGAAAATTATTTATTTATTTTTTATTCGGTGTGTTTCGGTGACTTCGGTGGTTAATTTAAAAAACAACTATGATTCAGGTAATAAGAAGGTTATGGCAAAATAATTAATTGGAGATTGAAATGAGATTATTTAAGAATCCAAATTTTGATTTTAATAAAAGACGAAAGATAGGTTTTGTTGTATCTGCAATATTAATTGTTGCAGGAATTCTATCTTTAATTATCAATGAAGGACCAAAGTATGGGATAGATTTCACAGGTGGCACACTATTAGAATTTGATTTTACTCCGGATAATCCTGATTTACCTCCAATTGCCATTCAAGAAATAAGAGATGTTTTATCATTGCAAGGTTATAGTGATGCAGAAATTCAAGAGTTTGGAAATCCTCATCATGTTTTAATCAAAATAAAGACAAGCGAAAGCGCAAGAAAAGATGAATCAAAAGTAATAAGGATTTTACAAGATAAATTTCCTAAATATGCTGGTAATAAAGAAATTGCAGAATTTGAACGAAGAAGCGAACATGTTGGCTCAAAAATCGGTGAAGAATTAAGAGGGAAAGCAGTCATTGCTATTTTAATTTCATTATTAGGAATTATTCTATATATTTGGTGGAGATTTGAACTTACTTATGGATTTGCCGCAATACTGGCTTTATTCC comes from Candidatus Cloacimonadota bacterium and encodes:
- the secF gene encoding protein translocase subunit SecF, translated to MRLFKNPNFDFNKRRKIGFVVSAILIVAGILSLIINEGPKYGIDFTGGTLLEFDFTPDNPDLPPIAIQEIRDVLSLQGYSDAEIQEFGNPHHVLIKIKTSESARKDESKVIRILQDKFPKYAGNKEIAEFERRSEHVGSKIGEELRGKAVIAILISLLGIILYIWWRFELTYGFAAILALFHDVIITIGLFSIFGRELNIAVIGALLAIVGYSLNDTIVVFVRIREDLKVYRREKYESIINHSINEVLSRTAITSLTTLIVVLALFIFGGEVIHNFAFALLCGVIVGTYSSIFIASPVLVAYKNMTLKKSVTRSKRR